One genomic segment of Streptomyces sp. TLI_146 includes these proteins:
- a CDS encoding NAD(P)/FAD-dependent oxidoreductase: MNTAADRRVRVAVVGAGFGGLGVAIALKRAGHHDFVVLDKAPGIGGVWRDNTYPGAACDVPASLYSYSFGPRYPWSRRYAPQAEILDYLRSCVAAHGLGPHLRLGEEVVEAVFDEERLLWRLRTAAGKTIEAEVFVAACGQLNRPVVPRIPGAERFTGHAFHSARWDHGHDLRGRRVAVVGTGASALQIVPAIADEVAHLTVFQRSAPYVVPKWDRRLRSSRRLPRPVRDLRHKAARLGWWLFNESLVSGLTRRWPTAGLTRRGSQAQLSKQLTDPVLRARLTPTTAVGCKRVGISSTYYPALQRPDVTLVTEPITELTETAIHTADGLRHEVDTIVYATGFATTDFLSPLRVRGRRGAELSRLWSEGARAHLGMTVPGFPNLFLVYGPHTNIGAGSAVYMIESQIRYIKAAVLELAKGELAYLEVRPEVAEAFDAEMTRRTRRSVWATCTSWYRHASGRVTNNWPGQTAEYRRRTARLNLADFRSPLPHQRRP; the protein is encoded by the coding sequence GTGAACACCGCTGCCGACCGCCGCGTACGGGTCGCCGTCGTGGGCGCGGGATTCGGCGGCCTGGGTGTGGCCATCGCCCTCAAGCGGGCCGGCCACCACGACTTCGTCGTGCTGGACAAGGCGCCCGGGATCGGTGGCGTCTGGCGGGACAACACGTACCCCGGCGCGGCCTGCGACGTGCCCGCCTCCCTCTACTCGTACTCCTTCGGCCCTCGCTACCCCTGGTCACGGCGGTACGCCCCGCAGGCCGAGATCCTCGACTACCTGCGCTCATGTGTGGCCGCCCACGGTCTCGGCCCCCATCTGCGGTTGGGGGAGGAAGTCGTCGAAGCCGTCTTCGACGAGGAGCGGCTGCTGTGGCGGCTGCGCACCGCGGCCGGGAAGACGATCGAGGCGGAGGTGTTCGTCGCCGCCTGCGGCCAGCTCAACCGGCCGGTCGTCCCCCGCATACCCGGCGCGGAACGCTTCACTGGACACGCCTTCCACTCGGCGCGGTGGGACCACGGCCACGACTTGCGCGGCCGGCGCGTGGCCGTCGTCGGCACCGGAGCGAGCGCCCTCCAGATCGTTCCGGCCATCGCCGACGAGGTGGCCCACCTGACCGTCTTCCAGCGTTCGGCCCCGTATGTCGTCCCCAAGTGGGACCGCCGCCTGCGCAGCTCGCGGCGCCTGCCCCGCCCGGTGCGGGACCTGCGGCACAAGGCCGCGCGCCTGGGGTGGTGGCTCTTCAACGAGTCGCTGGTGAGCGGGCTGACCCGGCGCTGGCCCACGGCCGGGCTGACCCGCCGCGGCAGCCAGGCGCAGTTGAGCAAGCAGCTCACCGACCCCGTACTGCGCGCACGGCTCACCCCGACCACCGCCGTGGGATGCAAACGGGTCGGTATCTCCAGCACCTACTACCCGGCGTTGCAACGCCCCGATGTCACCCTGGTGACCGAACCGATCACGGAGCTGACCGAGACGGCGATCCATACGGCGGACGGCCTGCGGCACGAGGTCGACACGATCGTGTACGCGACCGGCTTCGCCACCACCGACTTCCTCAGCCCGCTGCGGGTGCGCGGACGGCGCGGCGCGGAGCTCTCGCGGCTGTGGAGCGAGGGGGCCCGCGCCCACCTGGGGATGACGGTGCCGGGATTTCCCAACCTGTTCCTCGTCTACGGACCGCACACCAACATCGGCGCCGGCTCGGCCGTCTACATGATCGAGAGCCAGATCCGCTACATCAAGGCGGCGGTCCTCGAACTCGCCAAGGGCGAGCTGGCCTACCTCGAAGTGAGGCCCGAGGTCGCCGAGGCCTTCGACGCCGAGATGACCCGGCGCACCCGGCGCTCGGTGTGGGCGACCTGCACCAGCTGGTACCGGCATGCCTCGGGCCGCGTGACCAACAACTGGCCCGGCCAGACAGCGGAGTACCGGCGCCGCACCGCGCGCCTGAACCTCGCCGACTTCCGTTCCCCCCTGCCCCACCAGCGCCGGCCGTGA
- a CDS encoding holo-ACP synthase, translating into MPHDVHAAGIDLVDLCRWDLAVARTKGELLQRVFTLAERRTAEDRADADTPYERLLGKAFGVKEGVVKAVGGLPMDTAFKDIEVEVAPGEPVWPIRLHGALERWATECGVEMVGGAHDLGDDMAAAWAAAHAPARPEGTTP; encoded by the coding sequence ATGCCCCACGACGTTCACGCGGCGGGCATCGACCTCGTCGACCTGTGCCGCTGGGACCTGGCGGTCGCCCGGACCAAGGGGGAGCTCCTGCAGCGCGTCTTCACGCTGGCCGAGCGCCGCACCGCCGAGGACCGCGCCGACGCGGACACACCGTACGAGCGGCTCCTGGGCAAGGCGTTCGGCGTCAAGGAAGGCGTCGTCAAGGCCGTCGGCGGCCTGCCGATGGACACCGCCTTCAAGGACATCGAGGTCGAGGTCGCGCCCGGCGAACCGGTCTGGCCCATCCGCCTGCACGGCGCACTGGAGCGCTGGGCGACCGAGTGCGGGGTGGAGATGGTGGGCGGCGCACACGACCTCGGCGACGACATGGCCGCCGCATGGGCCGCCGCCCACGCACCGGCACGGCCCGAAGGCACCACGCCATGA
- a CDS encoding phosphopantetheine-binding protein codes for MSLEEATTHAARRHELALEVKTLLVDRLALDVDPASIGDDQPLFGRGLELDSIDTLELAMAVEDTFGVTITDDDTHSLLSLNRLLDHIQTEQS; via the coding sequence ATGTCCCTCGAAGAAGCCACCACCCACGCCGCGCGCCGGCACGAGCTCGCCCTGGAGGTCAAGACCCTCCTGGTCGACCGTCTCGCGCTCGACGTCGACCCGGCGTCCATCGGCGACGACCAGCCACTGTTCGGCCGCGGTCTGGAGCTCGACTCGATCGACACCCTCGAACTGGCGATGGCTGTCGAGGACACCTTCGGCGTCACCATCACCGACGACGACACCCACAGCCTGCTCTCGCTCAACCGCCTGCTCGACCACATCCAGACGGAGCAGTCATGA
- a CDS encoding glycine cleavage T C-terminal barrel domain-containing protein, translating to MTPLPHPLPDFPGESMKTAYTHTHDEYAVLRESCGLLDYTDIGLVRVSGPGAADFLGQVATRGVEFLLEGQSMTALLLRADGTLLSEILVHCHTGHYLVEIWPAQAPEATEHLLTRGALAPDTTVQDVREEFDVLAVEGPASFRIAQKYLPFPVASMGYRSFVTAEHDGRPLTVSRTGVTGEYGYKFFAPAGAGEALRAEFTALGAVECGKDAVDVCRMEVRFASVEHEAADGRATAVDLGLQWMIEPGKEPAGTGDQPRRPVCWVGAEEMTERPSHGTAVTAGDTTVGVITHAVWSPRLARVIGTAQVDTEVAASGQEFALADGTALRTVSAPFLTATSLDVALD from the coding sequence CTGACTCCCCTCCCCCACCCACTCCCCGACTTCCCAGGAGAATCCATGAAGACCGCATACACCCACACCCACGACGAGTACGCCGTACTGCGCGAGTCGTGCGGGCTGCTCGACTACACGGACATCGGCCTGGTACGGGTCTCCGGCCCCGGAGCCGCCGACTTCCTCGGCCAAGTGGCCACTCGCGGCGTCGAGTTCCTCCTGGAGGGCCAGAGCATGACGGCCCTGCTGCTGCGCGCGGACGGCACGCTCCTGTCCGAGATCCTCGTCCACTGCCACACCGGCCACTACCTGGTGGAGATCTGGCCCGCGCAGGCTCCCGAGGCCACCGAGCACCTGCTCACCCGTGGCGCCCTCGCCCCGGACACCACCGTGCAGGACGTGCGCGAGGAGTTCGACGTGCTCGCCGTCGAGGGGCCGGCGTCCTTCCGCATCGCGCAGAAGTACCTGCCCTTCCCGGTGGCCTCCATGGGCTACCGCAGCTTTGTGACCGCCGAGCACGACGGCCGGCCGCTGACCGTCTCCCGCACCGGGGTGACCGGTGAGTACGGCTACAAGTTCTTCGCCCCGGCCGGGGCCGGCGAAGCACTGCGGGCCGAGTTCACCGCGCTCGGCGCCGTGGAGTGCGGCAAGGACGCCGTGGACGTGTGCCGCATGGAGGTCCGCTTCGCCAGCGTGGAGCACGAGGCCGCGGACGGCCGGGCGACCGCCGTCGATCTCGGCCTCCAGTGGATGATCGAACCCGGCAAGGAGCCCGCGGGCACCGGTGACCAGCCGCGCCGGCCCGTCTGCTGGGTCGGCGCCGAGGAGATGACCGAGCGCCCCTCGCACGGCACCGCCGTGACGGCCGGCGACACCACGGTGGGTGTGATCACCCACGCGGTCTGGTCGCCGCGCCTCGCCCGGGTGATCGGCACCGCCCAGGTCGACACGGAAGTGGCCGCCTCCGGCCAGGAGTTCGCCCTGGCCGACGGCACCGCGCTGCGCACCGTCTCCGCCCCCTTCCTCACCGCCACCAGCCTCGACGTCGCGCTGGACTGA
- a CDS encoding ACP S-malonyltransferase — MTDTPTAFVFPGQGSQFPGMGREADRFGAAATQVVARAEEVTGLPVAELMSTADARTLTDPEIAQVLVFVWSAAALACLTDHGLRPSCVAGHSLGEFTALYAAGSLDLDTALRLVSCRGRAMRDAARLSPGSMAAIVGLPLDLVRAICREACHGTDLVTVANVNSPRQAVVSGSTPAVRRVVERAQALGALRARQLAVGGAYHSPLMAPALPPLAAELARARLHPPRTPLISSTTGRVVEDIEEYHDELPWQMLRPVQWRRTVTTLRDRGVGLFVEAGPGRVLTGLGREIAREATHLGVQDALRTPSSPPPHPSGDPVLTTATPKDSS, encoded by the coding sequence ATGACCGACACCCCGACCGCCTTCGTCTTCCCCGGACAGGGCAGCCAGTTCCCCGGCATGGGCCGCGAGGCCGACCGGTTCGGGGCAGCGGCCACCCAGGTCGTCGCCCGCGCCGAGGAGGTGACGGGCCTGCCGGTCGCGGAGCTGATGTCCACGGCCGACGCCCGCACCCTCACCGACCCCGAGATCGCCCAGGTCCTGGTCTTCGTCTGGTCGGCCGCGGCACTGGCCTGCCTCACCGACCACGGACTGCGGCCCTCCTGCGTCGCCGGGCACAGCCTCGGTGAGTTCACCGCCCTGTACGCCGCCGGGAGCCTGGACCTGGACACCGCGCTGCGGTTGGTCTCCTGCCGGGGCCGGGCCATGCGCGACGCGGCCCGCCTGTCTCCGGGGTCCATGGCCGCGATCGTGGGGCTGCCCCTGGACCTGGTCCGCGCGATATGCCGCGAGGCCTGCCACGGCACGGACCTGGTGACGGTCGCCAACGTCAACTCCCCCCGCCAGGCCGTCGTCTCCGGCAGCACACCGGCGGTACGCCGCGTCGTCGAACGGGCCCAGGCACTGGGGGCGCTGCGAGCCCGGCAACTGGCCGTCGGCGGGGCCTACCACTCCCCCCTGATGGCACCGGCGCTGCCACCCCTGGCCGCCGAACTGGCCCGGGCCCGGCTCCACCCGCCCCGCACCCCCCTCATCTCCAGCACCACCGGCCGCGTGGTCGAGGACATCGAGGAATACCACGACGAACTGCCGTGGCAGATGCTGCGCCCCGTGCAGTGGCGGCGCACCGTCACCACCCTGCGCGACCGGGGCGTCGGCCTCTTCGTGGAGGCCGGACCCGGGCGGGTGCTCACGGGACTGGGGCGCGAGATCGCCCGCGAGGCCACGCACCTGGGCGTGCAGGACGCCCTGCGCACCCCTTCCTCCCCGCCACCGCACCCCAGCGGCGACCCCGTCTTGACCACCGCGACACCGAAGGACAGCTCGTGA
- the fabZ gene encoding 3-hydroxyacyl-ACP dehydratase FabZ, protein MSEPLTPGRGAVLSADDIARLLPHRHPFFLLDRVTALEPGTSAEAIKNITSSDAVLAGHFPGRMIYPGVLLVECVAQLAAVVYGTAGALRATGEIVGDVADRVGYLAEIRQAKFLKPVVPGDQVVFRLQSGPRVGGLISVTGQASVGRDTVLTVRLAVTERDA, encoded by the coding sequence ATGAGCGAGCCCCTCACCCCGGGGCGCGGCGCCGTCCTGAGCGCCGACGACATCGCCCGACTGCTGCCCCACCGCCACCCGTTCTTCCTCCTCGACCGGGTCACCGCCCTGGAACCGGGCACCAGCGCCGAGGCGATCAAGAACATCACCTCGTCCGACGCCGTCCTGGCCGGGCACTTCCCCGGCCGCATGATCTACCCCGGCGTCCTGCTCGTGGAGTGCGTGGCCCAGCTCGCCGCCGTCGTCTACGGCACCGCGGGAGCCCTGCGGGCCACCGGCGAGATCGTGGGCGACGTCGCCGACCGCGTCGGCTACCTCGCCGAGATCCGCCAGGCGAAGTTCCTCAAGCCCGTCGTCCCCGGCGACCAGGTGGTCTTCCGCCTCCAGAGCGGCCCGCGCGTCGGCGGCCTCATCTCGGTCACCGGCCAGGCCTCCGTCGGCCGCGACACGGTGCTCACCGTCCGGCTGGCCGTCACCGAACGCGACGCCTGA
- a CDS encoding thioesterase family protein, which yields MPRWVETVSAIEGWNHIDTTARVRWGECDVQGHAYYASYVPWFDLGREAFALAVGVDFWNYTITTTNFRARFHEPAKYLDDLTIRTWAVTPRRHLECHYEIYRTNGGRLLAEAHSVHSLVDPATGRLMRATDELHDKFEEFMERRRAEAAASHA from the coding sequence ATGCCGCGCTGGGTTGAAACGGTCTCCGCCATCGAGGGCTGGAACCACATCGATACGACCGCCCGGGTCCGCTGGGGCGAATGCGATGTGCAGGGCCATGCCTACTACGCCAGCTACGTTCCGTGGTTCGACCTGGGGCGAGAGGCGTTCGCCCTCGCCGTGGGCGTCGACTTCTGGAACTACACGATCACCACGACGAACTTCCGGGCGCGCTTCCACGAGCCGGCCAAGTACCTGGACGACCTGACCATCCGCACCTGGGCGGTCACCCCGCGGCGCCATCTCGAGTGCCACTACGAGATCTACCGCACCAACGGCGGACGTCTCCTGGCGGAAGCCCACTCGGTGCACTCGCTCGTCGATCCGGCCACCGGCCGGCTGATGCGTGCCACCGACGAACTCCACGACAAGTTCGAGGAGTTCATGGAACGCCGCCGCGCCGAAGCGGCCGCCTCGCACGCCTGA
- a CDS encoding alpha/beta hydrolase — translation MTTHPPPHPQSDAQFILNALREQGFPPLESADVPELRLLVGRLRQAQGDPEPVARVLATFVPGPAGLLPVRVYQPEPRPGPRPLLVFFHGGGWAAGDVDLVDRSLRRLANATGAVIASAGYRLAPETQFPGPAQDAYAALCALAARAAELGADPGHLIVAGESAGANLAAAACRRALREGGPRPALQILICPPLAPARDNPFPSYREKADGYLNTRAAMERFWDLYVPDPDAARDPLAAPLLADDFAGLPPALVLTAEHDPLRDEAEEYARLLERDGVPAVVRRMPGALHIFFLLPHLTAFRTALRHIERSVRDHPPTAPPGHPRPRCRGAAS, via the coding sequence ATGACCACGCACCCCCCACCGCACCCGCAGTCGGACGCGCAGTTCATCCTCAACGCGCTGCGCGAGCAGGGGTTCCCGCCGCTGGAGAGCGCCGACGTGCCCGAACTGCGCCTGCTGGTCGGCCGGTTGCGGCAGGCGCAAGGGGATCCGGAGCCCGTGGCCCGCGTCCTGGCCACGTTCGTACCCGGCCCGGCGGGCCTGCTGCCGGTCCGGGTGTACCAGCCGGAGCCGCGTCCGGGGCCGCGTCCGCTCCTGGTGTTCTTCCACGGCGGCGGCTGGGCCGCGGGCGATGTCGACCTGGTCGACAGGTCCCTGCGCCGACTGGCCAACGCGACCGGCGCGGTCATCGCCAGCGCCGGGTACCGCCTCGCCCCCGAAACCCAGTTCCCCGGGCCCGCGCAGGACGCGTACGCGGCCCTGTGCGCGCTCGCCGCACGCGCCGCCGAGCTCGGCGCCGACCCCGGCCATCTGATCGTCGCGGGTGAGAGCGCGGGGGCCAACCTGGCCGCCGCCGCTTGCCGAAGGGCACTGCGGGAGGGCGGGCCCCGCCCCGCCCTGCAGATCCTCATCTGCCCTCCGCTGGCGCCCGCGCGGGACAACCCCTTCCCTTCCTACCGCGAGAAGGCCGACGGCTATCTCAACACCCGTGCGGCGATGGAGCGGTTCTGGGACCTGTACGTGCCCGATCCGGACGCGGCCCGCGACCCGCTGGCCGCCCCGCTCCTCGCCGACGACTTCGCCGGGCTGCCTCCGGCGCTCGTCCTGACCGCCGAGCACGACCCGCTGCGCGACGAGGCGGAGGAGTACGCGCGGCTTCTGGAGCGCGACGGGGTGCCCGCGGTGGTGCGCCGTATGCCGGGAGCGCTGCACATCTTCTTCCTTCTCCCGCACCTCACCGCCTTCCGCACGGCGCTGAGACACATCGAACGCTCCGTGCGCGACCACCCCCCGACCGCGCCGCCGGGCCACCCCCGCCCGCGATGCCGGGGTGCGGCCTCATGA
- a CDS encoding SDR family NAD(P)-dependent oxidoreductase: protein MTELEGRIALVTGATKGIGLAVATDLARAGATVLLNHRGNPEQAQAALRTVREVRPDAELVQADISRPQDVDRMYRDIRRQYGRLDALVNNAGITQDGYAVMMGESKWRQVIDTNLTGAFLCCRAAGRMMASRRSGSIVTVCSTSAFNPPAGQANYAASKAGVLAMVKSMAKELGSYGVRVNAVVPGFVDTAMTRQMPPDRLTESLDGVPLGRIGRPEEVGSAVRFLLGDTASYITGTSLVVDGGLIS from the coding sequence GTGACCGAACTCGAAGGACGCATCGCGCTCGTCACCGGCGCCACCAAGGGAATCGGACTCGCCGTCGCGACCGACCTGGCCCGGGCCGGCGCCACCGTCCTCCTCAACCACCGCGGCAACCCCGAACAGGCCCAGGCCGCCCTGCGCACCGTGCGCGAGGTGAGGCCGGACGCGGAACTCGTCCAGGCCGACATCTCCCGGCCACAGGACGTGGACCGCATGTACCGGGACATCCGCCGCCAGTACGGCCGCCTCGACGCCCTGGTCAACAACGCCGGCATCACCCAGGACGGCTACGCGGTCATGATGGGCGAGTCCAAGTGGCGCCAGGTCATCGACACCAACCTCACCGGCGCCTTCCTGTGCTGCCGGGCGGCCGGACGGATGATGGCCAGCCGGCGCAGCGGATCCATCGTCACCGTCTGCTCCACGAGCGCCTTCAACCCGCCCGCCGGCCAGGCCAACTACGCGGCCTCCAAAGCGGGGGTCCTGGCCATGGTCAAGTCGATGGCCAAGGAGCTCGGCTCCTACGGCGTACGGGTCAACGCCGTGGTCCCCGGGTTCGTGGACACCGCGATGACCCGCCAGATGCCGCCCGACCGGCTCACCGAGAGCCTCGACGGCGTACCGCTGGGCCGCATCGGCCGCCCCGAGGAGGTGGGTTCCGCCGTGCGGTTCCTGCTCGGCGACACCGCCTCCTACATCACCGGCACCTCACTCGTCGTCGACGGCGGACTCATCAGCTGA
- a CDS encoding FAD-binding oxidoreductase, producing MNSPALEQLRAALQGQLITPDDPEYDTVRRVFNAMIDRRPALIVRCLGTADVLAALAHAREEGLPVAVRGGGHSIAGHGTCDGGLLIDMSLMRAVHVDPERRTVRAQAGATLGDVDRESQVHGLAVPSGQVSETGIAGLTLSGGMGMLQRKYGLTCDNLLSVDMVTVNGELVTASADQHTELFWALRGGGGNFGVVTSFEYRAHPVGPMMLAGIVAYPVEEAPAVLEFLHQQIADTPDELSTDVVFLRVPSLEFFPEEHRGRSVVGFFLRYAGDVEDGWDVVRRFREFGEPLVDVIAPMPLVHVQSMLDPANPRDHQQYWTSEFLPRFGPAERETVARIGANLPSPQTVLQVIPFDAEPTRVPADATAFAHREESWLIHIVGQWPDPADNDRCRGWVRDAGAQLRAFGTGAAYLNLLSEDEADMRVNAFWNDARLQRLAKLKAQYDPGNLLRFNHNIPPAPTEDER from the coding sequence ATGAACTCACCCGCCCTCGAGCAGCTGCGAGCCGCACTGCAAGGACAGTTGATCACCCCGGACGACCCGGAGTACGACACCGTGCGCCGCGTCTTCAACGCGATGATCGACCGTCGGCCCGCACTCATCGTGCGCTGCCTCGGTACCGCCGACGTCCTCGCGGCCCTGGCCCACGCCCGCGAGGAAGGCCTGCCCGTCGCCGTACGCGGCGGCGGCCACAGCATCGCCGGCCACGGCACCTGCGACGGCGGGCTGCTCATCGACATGTCCCTGATGCGGGCGGTCCACGTCGATCCCGAGCGCCGCACCGTGCGCGCCCAGGCCGGCGCGACGCTGGGCGATGTCGACCGCGAGTCCCAGGTCCACGGCCTGGCCGTGCCCAGCGGCCAGGTCTCCGAGACCGGCATCGCGGGCCTCACGCTGAGCGGAGGCATGGGCATGCTCCAGCGGAAGTACGGGCTGACCTGCGACAACCTGCTCTCGGTCGACATGGTCACGGTGAACGGGGAGCTGGTGACCGCCAGCGCCGACCAGCACACGGAGCTGTTCTGGGCCCTGCGCGGTGGCGGCGGCAACTTCGGCGTCGTCACCTCGTTCGAGTACCGGGCCCACCCGGTGGGGCCGATGATGCTGGCCGGCATCGTCGCCTACCCGGTCGAAGAGGCCCCGGCGGTCCTGGAGTTCCTGCACCAGCAGATCGCGGACACACCGGACGAGCTGAGCACCGACGTCGTCTTCCTGCGGGTGCCGTCCTTGGAGTTCTTCCCCGAGGAGCACCGGGGCCGGTCCGTCGTCGGCTTCTTCCTGCGCTACGCCGGTGACGTGGAGGACGGCTGGGACGTGGTGCGGCGCTTCCGCGAGTTCGGTGAGCCGCTCGTCGACGTCATCGCCCCGATGCCGCTCGTCCACGTCCAGTCGATGCTGGACCCGGCCAACCCGCGCGACCACCAGCAGTACTGGACCAGCGAGTTCCTGCCGCGGTTCGGTCCCGCCGAGCGGGAGACCGTGGCGCGCATCGGTGCGAACCTCCCCTCGCCCCAGACCGTGCTCCAGGTGATCCCGTTCGACGCGGAGCCCACCCGGGTGCCCGCCGACGCCACCGCCTTCGCCCACCGCGAGGAGAGCTGGCTGATCCATATCGTCGGCCAGTGGCCGGATCCGGCCGACAACGACCGCTGCCGGGGCTGGGTCCGTGACGCGGGCGCCCAGCTGAGGGCGTTCGGCACCGGCGCCGCCTACCTCAACCTGCTCAGCGAGGACGAGGCCGACATGCGGGTCAACGCGTTCTGGAACGACGCCCGCCTGCAGCGCCTCGCCAAGCTCAAGGCCCAGTACGACCCCGGCAACCTGCTCCGCTTCAACCACAACATCCCGCCCGCCCCGACTGAGGACGAGCGGTGA